CGGCCTATGAAGAAGCCGCAGCTGTTGGTGCAGGTACTGCCGCAGGAGGAAGCGGTGGTGGCGGCTATGAAGCTTCAGGTGAAGAAGAAGAGGAGGAAGCGTATGCTTATGCCGGCGATGACGACGGCGGCTTCCGGTTATGGCTGCCATGGATCATTGGCTTGCTTGCGCTGGCCTTGCTGTTATTCTGGCTCCTCTCGCAAATGAACGGTTGTGGCACCAATCCGAACCTCGCCGGCGCAGACGGTGAAGGCACACAGCAGGAAACTGTTGTAGATGCCGGTCCGGGTGACGCCGCAGCGGAAGTGCCGCTTGAAGAAACAGATACCTCTGCAGGTGCAGGATCAACAGGCGAGCCTCCTGCCCCATTTGGGCCATCAGCTGTCGACCTTGGCTTTGATCCCAATAGCCTGATTGGCCGTATGGCGACCATGCTTGCCGCGCCTGACCGTAGCTTGCCGGCATCCTTTGTACTCGATGCAGTGAGCTTCCCGCGACACTCTGCGAAACTCAATAAGTCGGCATACGATCAAGTTGACAACCTCGCCGCCCTCCTTAAGGCCTATCCTGACCTGAAGATCAAGTTTATTGGCCATATCGACGGCACCGAAGATGACAATGTCGCCCGCTCTTTCATGAATGGAGAAAACATCACGCTGTCTGCTGTTAGAGCGCGTTGTTTGTACCAGAAGTTCATTGAGAGTGGCATCGGAGCAGGACAGCTTGACTTCGAAGGTGTTGGTGCCTCTTCGCAGTTGGTCAACAACAACACAGAATCTAACAAACAGAAAAATCGCCGGCTCGAAGTGATATTCTCTGCTTTGTAAGATTTTACAAACTTACGATCCGAAGTGGTTCGTGGCGCTGGCTGCGAACCACTTTTTTTATCGCCACGTCCCATTTGAACCCAATTCTCTTATTTTACTGTGATCTAGACAGCACCCCCACCGAGATGCACCCATTCATAAACGCGTGTTGCTATGACTACAGGTATTGCCGCTTCAGTCAGTGTTAAAACTGACGAGGAAATTGCTGCTTCATTTGAAGCTGACGGATTTGAAGTCATCAATAAAGTGACATTTGAAGACATGCGCGGCTTTACAGCCCAGAGCAAAACGGTCAAAAACATCGTGACCGGAGAATTCAAGCGTGCCTACTATGTTGAAGGCAATAGTTATCAGATGGGCTATCTGATCGGGATGATGGCGCATGATGCCGTTGAACAAATGGTCGTCAAGTTTGAGTCGCACATCATCCCCAGCATGTTGCACAAAAAGGGATTCTTTGCACGGCTGGCATCGCGGATCATCATGTCGGTGGTAAGAAAGTCGGCCTGGCGGCACCGCAAGATTCTGCCAAAATCATTGTGGGATGAACTGAATGGTATACGGGATGCTTGCCGAAAAATTAACCGCAGATCCAAGGTTGGTGTTAAGCGCCTGCTTGCCCTCAACATGGGCTTTGATATTATCATGGCAACAGCATACGACCCCGAGTCTTTCTTATTCCAGCGACTCGGACTCAAACCGCATGAAGTCCGTACGGACCATGTAGGCTGTAATGCCTTTTCGGTGTTTGGCAACGCAACAAGCGACGGCAAACATTATATGGGCCGCGATTTCATGTTTCCTACGGGAGGCGTTTTCCAGGATGTTGCCTGTATGACCATTTACAACCCCATGGACACCGAAGAAGTTAATGGCACTACCCGACATCGGCTCCCAACGGTTTGTATGACAGCGCCCGGCTTTGTTGGCTGCATTGCTGCGCTCAATGAAAATGGTATTGGCATTGGCGTAGATATGCTCCCCGGGGCAAACAACAGCATCAAGGAACCGGGCTTAAATTCTCTTTGCCTGGTACGCCACACCGCAGACTATGCAGCATCTGCGCAAGACGCAGTGAATATCATACAGGAAGCCCCGCGCGGCGTTAGCTGGCTGTACGTGGTTGGTGATGGGAAAAACGACAAAGCTGTGGTAGTAGAAGCCGGCATGAATACCGATGACTTTGATCCATACGTGTACCCACCAGAAAAACTGTATAACATTGGCGTGCTTCCCAGCCCTGCGTTTTTTGAGAACCACGCCCCGGTCAAACCTGTCAAGGGTATGATTGCACGCTGGAGCGACTACAAATACCCTGAAGTATTCCTTACAGCCAACCACGGCCTCTTCAGTCACTTTGACAAGCCGTACGACACGGCCATGATGGGTGAAAAGAACTTCATCAACCCCGGCTTCAAATCAGGATCCTTTTCGCAAGATCCACCGCTTGCTATAGATAATAATCCCAAGTC
Above is a genomic segment from Bacteroidota bacterium containing:
- a CDS encoding carcinine hydrolase/isopenicillin-N N-acyltransferase family protein, translated to MTTGIAASVSVKTDEEIAASFEADGFEVINKVTFEDMRGFTAQSKTVKNIVTGEFKRAYYVEGNSYQMGYLIGMMAHDAVEQMVVKFESHIIPSMLHKKGFFARLASRIIMSVVRKSAWRHRKILPKSLWDELNGIRDACRKINRRSKVGVKRLLALNMGFDIIMATAYDPESFLFQRLGLKPHEVRTDHVGCNAFSVFGNATSDGKHYMGRDFMFPTGGVFQDVACMTIYNPMDTEEVNGTTRHRLPTVCMTAPGFVGCIAALNENGIGIGVDMLPGANNSIKEPGLNSLCLVRHTADYAASAQDAVNIIQEAPRGVSWLYVVGDGKNDKAVVVEAGMNTDDFDPYVYPPEKLYNIGVLPSPAFFENHAPVKPVKGMIARWSDYKYPEVFLTANHGLFSHFDKPYDTAMMGEKNFINPGFKSGSFSQDPPLAIDNNPKSYYFAPQRETRDDMILVTNMAITPIMRLPGMHDHTADIAGEDALSQSQWRYDALNKEILDAYGDIDEDKAWEIINFLTPLEGGPHPKFYGHGRNSQEEINQIVVHGSTSLLNLTDKTMKSIYGYFGDGPVSLTLPAYLD